Proteins from one Phyllobacterium zundukense genomic window:
- a CDS encoding c-type cytochrome — MRPRFVLVTALAGLLIAVVSAWSGLFNVAASSGHFKITAWFLHYVMRQSVKTHSIGIVPPDLNDPVLIRRGGAHFETACVYCHGSPLADGSPVARQMTPAPPQLGHTLDTWKSAELFWIVKHGIKYTGMPAWPAQDRDDEVWAVVAFLEVLSTMSAASYREIAFGTESEHIAVPADLPQSKGCTRCHGQDGKGDDIEAFPRLDIQSERYLGAALQSYVHGRRQSGIMEAAVSGLTPGDIEALARYYRAPAEPGQAQHQSADDATVLKGQKIAREGIAEKQIPACNSCHQPEGNTPNFRPDFPRLAGQNRRFLIDQLHLFAAEKDRGGTAFAGLMAPFAHKLDNEDIHAVAAWYASLPASRN; from the coding sequence ATGCGCCCGCGCTTCGTGCTAGTAACTGCCCTTGCAGGGCTACTCATTGCTGTCGTTTCTGCCTGGTCAGGTCTATTCAACGTGGCTGCGAGCAGTGGGCATTTCAAGATCACAGCATGGTTCCTGCACTACGTGATGCGCCAGTCGGTGAAGACCCATTCGATCGGCATCGTGCCGCCTGATCTGAATGATCCCGTGCTGATCCGCCGTGGCGGAGCCCACTTTGAGACGGCCTGTGTTTATTGTCATGGAAGTCCTCTTGCGGACGGTAGCCCCGTGGCACGACAGATGACCCCAGCCCCACCGCAGCTTGGACACACCTTGGATACGTGGAAGTCCGCCGAGCTCTTCTGGATCGTCAAACACGGCATCAAGTATACGGGCATGCCAGCATGGCCGGCTCAGGATAGGGACGACGAGGTCTGGGCGGTGGTCGCATTCCTTGAAGTCCTGTCGACGATGTCCGCTGCGTCTTACCGAGAAATAGCGTTCGGGACTGAATCCGAGCATATCGCGGTACCAGCCGATCTCCCGCAATCGAAAGGCTGTACTCGATGTCACGGACAAGACGGCAAGGGCGATGACATCGAAGCGTTTCCCCGGTTGGACATACAGTCCGAGCGATATCTTGGTGCGGCACTGCAAAGCTACGTTCACGGCCGGCGGCAGAGCGGCATCATGGAAGCTGCCGTTTCCGGACTCACGCCCGGCGACATCGAAGCACTCGCCCGTTACTACCGGGCACCGGCCGAGCCCGGTCAGGCCCAGCACCAATCGGCAGACGATGCGACCGTGCTCAAGGGACAGAAAATTGCGCGGGAAGGGATTGCCGAAAAACAGATTCCCGCATGCAATAGCTGTCATCAACCAGAGGGCAACACGCCCAATTTCCGTCCCGATTTTCCTCGATTGGCAGGACAGAACAGGCGGTTTCTGATCGATCAGTTACATCTGTTTGCCGCTGAAAAAGATAGAGGTGGAACGGCCTTCGCCGGGCTTATGGCACCCTTCGCGCATAAACTCGATAACGAAGATATACACGCCGTCGCGGCCTGGTATGCTAGTTTGCCTGCCAGTCGCAATTGA
- a CDS encoding nuclear transport factor 2 family protein, translating into MNLLGSGISELLPFFVRTSVTQNDSSNEGALWEMERGFWLNDAAYYTTFLAPDCIMVFPEPPGVLVGNEITAALEQAPRWETIEMENGSLVELDTRVTVLTYRAIAQRDGDPPYRALCSSIYTRTNSQWLLVHHQQTPLPPEQQTPMKDRNHGRKKNTRQADRHH; encoded by the coding sequence ATGAACCTCTTGGGTTCCGGCATCTCCGAACTGCTGCCATTCTTTGTCAGGACTTCCGTGACACAAAACGACAGCTCGAACGAGGGAGCGCTGTGGGAGATGGAACGTGGCTTCTGGCTCAATGATGCGGCCTACTACACGACGTTTCTGGCGCCCGATTGCATCATGGTGTTTCCGGAACCACCCGGCGTCCTCGTTGGAAATGAGATCACCGCGGCACTTGAGCAGGCGCCGCGCTGGGAAACGATCGAGATGGAGAACGGCAGCCTGGTAGAACTGGACACTCGCGTAACGGTGCTGACTTATCGGGCAATAGCGCAACGCGATGGCGATCCCCCCTACAGGGCGCTCTGCAGCTCCATTTACACGCGCACGAATTCGCAGTGGCTTCTTGTGCACCATCAGCAAACGCCGCTGCCGCCCGAACAACAGACCCCTATGAAGGATCGGAACCATGGTCGGAAGAAAAACACACGACAGGCAGATCGACATCATTGA
- a CDS encoding protein-L-isoaspartate(D-aspartate) O-methyltransferase encodes MLDFPRARNRMVDVQIARRGINDSHILEAMRRVPREVFVDPGFEEFAYEDSPLPISEGQTISQPYIVARMIEAAELKPGETVLDVGAGSGYAAAVASQIADRVFAIERHHTLGESARRRLQQLGYDNIDLRIGDGTKGWPEAAPFDVILVAAGGPEVPRALKEQLTIGGRLVIPVGLDEWSQTLRKLTRTSETDFETEDLGSVMFVPLIGEQGWAEESDRPVTAVREQTLPDMIAAAAEPLPESDDPAFGECFGRFADRRVVLLGEASHGTSDFYSARAAITRHLVEKHGFTIVAVEADWPDAAEIDRYVRHRQARPGSDPPFQRFPTWMWRNTDVDAFIDWMREYNGGVEPERHAGFYGLDIYNMSGSIAAVLDYLDEVDPRSAVIARERYGCLTPWQKEPSSYGRAVLTAGYRRCEDAIVAQCRDLLNRRLDYAARDGKDYFDAAQNARLVAAAERYYRIMYYGGPESWNLRDSHMFETLCRILETGGPDAKAVVWAHNSHIGDARYTDMGVVRGELTIGQLCRQRFHKETALIGFSTHTGTVAAAADWDGEMQIMDVRHSHHDSYERLCHEAAIPRFLLDFDQHELLSQRLTEPRLERFIGVIYRPETEVLSHYAEASLARQFDAFVWFDETSALTPLGAEHAKPGAPDTYPFGL; translated from the coding sequence ATGCTCGACTTTCCCCGCGCGCGAAACCGGATGGTAGATGTTCAGATTGCCCGGCGCGGTATAAATGACTCCCACATTCTAGAGGCCATGCGCCGTGTGCCGCGCGAAGTTTTTGTCGATCCGGGATTTGAAGAGTTTGCCTATGAGGACAGTCCCTTGCCGATAAGCGAGGGCCAGACCATTTCGCAACCCTACATCGTTGCGCGGATGATTGAAGCCGCGGAATTGAAGCCCGGTGAAACCGTTCTCGATGTAGGCGCAGGGTCCGGCTATGCGGCGGCGGTAGCCAGCCAGATAGCTGACCGGGTGTTTGCCATCGAGCGCCATCACACCCTTGGCGAATCCGCCCGCAGGCGGTTGCAGCAACTCGGCTACGACAACATCGATCTGCGTATTGGTGACGGCACGAAAGGATGGCCAGAAGCCGCGCCCTTCGATGTCATTCTGGTCGCGGCGGGCGGACCGGAGGTACCCCGGGCGCTGAAAGAGCAGCTGACGATAGGCGGTCGCCTGGTGATCCCGGTCGGCCTTGACGAATGGAGTCAGACGCTTCGCAAACTGACCCGTACGAGCGAAACCGACTTTGAGACGGAGGACCTCGGCTCGGTGATGTTCGTCCCCTTGATTGGAGAGCAGGGCTGGGCAGAGGAGAGTGACCGTCCCGTCACCGCAGTGCGCGAACAAACGCTGCCCGATATGATCGCAGCCGCTGCCGAACCGCTGCCTGAATCCGACGATCCGGCGTTTGGAGAGTGTTTTGGCCGCTTTGCTGACCGGCGCGTGGTGTTGCTAGGCGAGGCCAGCCACGGGACATCGGATTTCTACAGTGCCCGCGCCGCGATCACCCGGCATCTTGTCGAAAAACACGGTTTCACGATCGTGGCCGTTGAGGCGGATTGGCCCGATGCAGCGGAGATAGACCGCTATGTCCGGCATCGGCAGGCACGGCCCGGTTCCGACCCGCCGTTCCAGCGTTTTCCCACCTGGATGTGGCGCAACACCGATGTGGATGCGTTCATCGATTGGATGCGTGAATATAATGGCGGGGTAGAGCCTGAGCGACACGCCGGCTTTTACGGCCTCGACATCTACAACATGAGCGGATCCATTGCCGCCGTCCTAGACTATCTGGATGAGGTCGATCCCCGGTCGGCCGTAATCGCCCGCGAACGCTACGGCTGCCTGACGCCTTGGCAAAAGGAGCCTTCCAGCTACGGACGCGCCGTGCTCACCGCCGGCTACCGGAGATGCGAAGATGCGATTGTCGCCCAGTGCCGCGATCTGCTCAATCGCCGCCTCGACTATGCAGCAAGGGATGGCAAGGACTATTTCGATGCCGCGCAAAACGCGCGCCTCGTCGCTGCGGCGGAGCGCTACTACCGCATCATGTATTATGGTGGTCCTGAATCATGGAACCTGCGCGACTCGCATATGTTCGAGACGCTCTGCCGTATCCTTGAGACAGGCGGCCCGGATGCCAAGGCTGTGGTATGGGCGCACAACTCGCACATCGGCGACGCTCGCTATACCGACATGGGTGTTGTGCGCGGCGAACTGACCATCGGCCAGCTTTGTCGCCAGCGCTTCCACAAGGAAACAGCCCTGATCGGATTCAGCACGCATACCGGCACGGTCGCTGCAGCCGCCGATTGGGATGGCGAGATGCAGATAATGGACGTGCGCCATTCGCACCACGACAGCTACGAACGGCTTTGCCATGAGGCGGCCATTCCGCGTTTCCTTCTTGATTTTGATCAACACGAGCTGCTCAGCCAACGCCTGACGGAACCGCGATTGGAGCGGTTTATCGGTGTGATCTATCGACCGGAAACCGAGGTGCTCAGCCACTACGCTGAAGCGTCGCTTGCCCGTCAATTCGATGCTTTTGTCTGGTTTGACGAAACCTCTGCCCTCACACCGCTCGGGGCGGAGCATGCCAAGCCGGGTGCGCCCGACACTTATCCGTTTGGCTTGTGA
- a CDS encoding DUF6766 family protein translates to MRTLRNNGLTVALLTAFLISMIGMTVAGHYHENERLAQHGLPAVSLAQYLTNANFLSALFENWESEWLQMATYVVLTAYLFQKGSAESRDPEGPPEKGGENDEPRYPAKLHNVPLFRWLYRYSLGLVLVFLFILSFLGHMLASHVSSNAEAVIHGNSTQSLLAYIGGARFWFESFQNWQSEFFSTAMLVVLSIFLRYKGSPESKPLSASHDDTGA, encoded by the coding sequence ATGCGTACACTGCGCAACAACGGCCTGACCGTTGCCCTTTTGACCGCGTTCCTCATTAGCATGATCGGCATGACCGTCGCTGGCCATTACCATGAAAACGAACGGCTGGCGCAACACGGCCTGCCTGCGGTATCACTCGCCCAATACTTGACCAACGCAAATTTCTTGTCGGCGCTGTTTGAAAACTGGGAGAGCGAATGGCTGCAAATGGCAACCTACGTCGTTCTTACCGCATATCTCTTCCAGAAGGGATCTGCCGAATCCCGCGACCCGGAGGGACCGCCCGAAAAAGGAGGCGAGAACGACGAGCCCCGCTACCCGGCCAAATTGCATAATGTTCCTCTGTTTCGCTGGCTGTATCGCTACTCCCTTGGTCTGGTCCTGGTGTTCTTGTTTATCCTTTCCTTCCTCGGGCATATGCTGGCCAGCCACGTATCATCGAATGCCGAAGCCGTTATCCATGGAAATAGCACGCAGTCACTACTTGCCTATATTGGCGGTGCGCGGTTCTGGTTTGAATCGTTTCAGAACTGGCAGTCCGAATTCTTCTCCACGGCAATGCTGGTCGTTTTGTCAATTTTCCTTCGCTACAAAGGGTCGCCCGAATCAAAACCCCTGAGCGCGAGCCACGACGATACCGGAGCATAA
- a CDS encoding CsbD family protein has product MDWNRVEGNWMQVKGKIKEQWGRLTDDDLDVIAGRRDQLEGKIQERYGKAKDEARREIDDWYNSQTW; this is encoded by the coding sequence ATGGACTGGAATCGCGTGGAAGGTAATTGGATGCAGGTAAAAGGCAAGATCAAGGAGCAATGGGGAAGGCTGACCGACGATGATCTCGACGTCATCGCCGGGAGACGAGACCAGCTAGAAGGCAAGATTCAGGAACGATACGGCAAGGCGAAGGACGAAGCCAGGCGCGAAATCGACGACTGGTACAACAGCCAGACCTGGTAG
- a CDS encoding acyltransferase family protein, whose product MSTSASLNARHLPYLDAVRGLAAFWVLASHAAVLNAVHWPIISEGGFAVDLFMMMSGFLMTHHYIQRSVAEPWGAPMTWQMFWLRRFFRIAPVFYLLLLVSFIIGNSVGGWREQIATVWPSTATTMLRYTDQSPLNALVHGSFLFGLLPEYSFRTPLPDWSIGLEMQFYVAFPIIMLLWARVGAAAAMLASLAVAFALQMIAPAYFDAYPMPANLVLKIDVFLTGMLFAAAASYADRRSAFFGSLAMLVLVPGMIFGSKSATYAATQGAMALGFGFLVLHKRIARRFGQPWIEDLVGRLDWRPFRFLGDTSYSVYLVHLLLMIPIIGILSGLPAYVGMTEQYRVLITVVLTAPPVYVISWGLHRTIEMYGIRLGKTLLKRFRPSLKPSHRAA is encoded by the coding sequence ATGTCGACCTCTGCATCCTTGAATGCCAGACATTTACCCTACCTTGATGCGGTCCGGGGTTTGGCTGCGTTTTGGGTTCTTGCCTCGCACGCAGCGGTGTTAAATGCGGTTCATTGGCCCATCATCTCCGAAGGCGGTTTCGCGGTCGATCTCTTTATGATGATGTCGGGCTTCCTCATGACGCACCACTATATCCAGCGGTCTGTTGCAGAGCCTTGGGGAGCGCCGATGACATGGCAAATGTTCTGGTTGAGACGCTTTTTCAGGATTGCTCCTGTGTTCTACCTTCTTCTGCTCGTTTCGTTCATCATCGGCAACTCGGTCGGCGGCTGGCGTGAACAGATCGCTACAGTTTGGCCTTCAACGGCAACCACGATGCTTCGATACACTGACCAGTCACCGTTGAATGCACTTGTTCACGGATCATTTTTGTTTGGTCTGCTTCCCGAATACAGTTTTCGTACACCCTTGCCCGATTGGAGCATCGGCCTGGAAATGCAGTTCTATGTAGCTTTTCCGATCATCATGCTGCTTTGGGCGCGGGTTGGGGCAGCCGCGGCCATGCTGGCGAGCCTTGCGGTTGCGTTTGCCCTTCAAATGATCGCACCCGCCTACTTTGACGCCTATCCAATGCCAGCAAATCTGGTTTTGAAAATCGATGTCTTCCTGACAGGCATGCTCTTTGCCGCTGCGGCGTCTTACGCAGACAGGCGATCCGCTTTCTTTGGCTCGCTGGCGATGTTGGTGCTTGTGCCGGGCATGATTTTCGGGTCGAAGTCGGCGACGTATGCCGCCACGCAGGGCGCGATGGCGCTGGGGTTTGGCTTCCTTGTCCTTCACAAGCGTATTGCCAGACGTTTCGGCCAACCGTGGATCGAAGACTTGGTCGGCAGGCTTGACTGGCGGCCATTTCGTTTCCTTGGCGATACATCGTACAGCGTTTACCTGGTTCACCTGCTTCTGATGATTCCGATTATAGGCATCCTGTCTGGGCTTCCCGCTTATGTCGGGATGACGGAACAATATCGCGTGCTGATAACGGTCGTCCTTACAGCTCCACCCGTCTATGTAATCAGCTGGGGGCTGCACAGAACGATCGAGATGTATGGTATCCGGTTGGGAAAGACACTGCTCAAGCGCTTTCGCCCTTCGCTCAAGCCAAGCCATCGAGCCGCGTAG